The Methanotorris formicicus Mc-S-70 nucleotide sequence TACTACTACACAACAAGAGTTAAAGAAAGTATGCAAAACGCAGGAACACAGGCAAATGCAACTGTAAACAAATTAGGAGAAGTTGCAGAGAACGCAACAGGCAAAATACCAACAATCTAATCCAACTTAAATTTCTTTTTTTTAATGGGGGGCGGTATTACGAACTGGATGGAAGAATTATTCTTATGTAGTTTAATTGTATTGCTTCTATTATAAAATAGAATTGATGTGGTGTAGAATGAGGTTGATTGAAAAGTTAATATCCGAGAGAAAAAAAAATTATAATAGAGAAGATTAGAACGAA carries:
- a CDS encoding class III signal peptide-containing protein, coding for MKLVEKLMSKRGQVSMEIGILVAAAVAVAAIVAYYYTTRVKESMQNAGTQANATVNKLGEVAENATGKIPTI